A region of bacterium DNA encodes the following proteins:
- a CDS encoding Nif3-like dinuclear metal center hexameric protein: protein MRRHSIQVRTTSPSKGCDDREPEVQSGLRHDWHLHCRQPQLGHHPRAGAEPHRRVFDVTDRNALERYLLDLLEVGNFADYCPNGLQVEGRPEIRKVVSGVTASLALIEAGAAAGADALLVHHGIFWQGQDVRLVGWRYRRVAALIRAGLSLFAYHLPLDAHRTLGNNAQWGRRLDFEVEQVLGEQGLLFVGPVGPMSSAADLAALVTERLGRAPVLVPGDGRPLRRVAWCSGGAQGQFELAIGAGADAYLTGEISEPQAHLARETGVAFLACGHHATERLGAAALGEHVAAQFDLQHEFIDIDNPA from the coding sequence ATGCGCCGTCACAGCATCCAAGTGCGGACGACAAGTCCATCCAAAGGCTGCGACGACCGAGAGCCTGAAGTTCAATCTGGGCTTCGCCATGATTGGCATCTACATTGCCGCCAGCCACAGCTCGGCCACCATCCGCGTGCCGGAGCGGAACCACACAGAAGGGTCTTCGACGTGACAGACCGCAACGCCCTTGAGCGCTATCTTCTCGATTTGCTTGAAGTTGGCAACTTCGCCGACTATTGCCCCAATGGCTTGCAGGTCGAGGGCCGCCCGGAGATCCGCAAGGTCGTCTCGGGCGTGACCGCCAGCCTGGCACTCATCGAGGCCGGGGCGGCGGCAGGCGCTGATGCGCTGCTGGTGCATCACGGAATCTTCTGGCAGGGGCAGGACGTCCGCTTGGTCGGCTGGCGATACCGGCGCGTGGCGGCCCTGATACGCGCCGGGCTCAGCCTGTTCGCCTATCATCTCCCGTTGGACGCCCATCGCACCTTGGGCAATAATGCGCAATGGGGGCGGCGTCTGGACTTCGAAGTCGAGCAGGTTCTCGGCGAACAGGGACTTCTCTTTGTGGGGCCGGTGGGACCGATGTCGTCCGCCGCCGATCTGGCGGCCTTGGTTACAGAACGTTTGGGGCGCGCTCCGGTGCTCGTGCCGGGTGACGGGCGCCCACTCCGCAGGGTGGCCTGGTGCAGCGGTGGTGCGCAGGGCCAGTTCGAACTGGCGATCGGCGCCGGTGCCGACGCCTATCTGACGGGTGAGATCTCGGAACCGCAGGCGCACCTGGCCCGCGAGACGGGTGTTGCTTTCCTGGCGTGCGGTCATCACGCCACGGAGCGCTTGGGCGCGGCGGCGCTGGGCGAGCATGTGGCCGCGCAGTTCGACCTCCAGCATGAATTCATCGACATCGACAATCCTGCCTGA
- a CDS encoding HAD family hydrolase, with translation MDRKLLILDLDETLIFGTIPPLETPADCRVGGYHGYERPFVREFIASCAAAFRLAVWTSATEAYAAGVVDHLFGARAELDFVWARERCTLQFDHHDFAYRHTKNIKKVKKLGYDLERIIVVDNTAAKWTRSYGNLVLASDYEGDPEDNELQLMGVYLQSLKSVSNVLSIEKRGWRGRFDGGHR, from the coding sequence GTGGACAGGAAGCTGTTGATCCTGGATCTCGACGAGACCTTGATATTCGGAACGATACCGCCTCTGGAAACGCCGGCCGACTGCCGCGTCGGTGGGTATCACGGCTACGAGCGACCCTTCGTGCGAGAGTTCATTGCTTCGTGTGCCGCGGCATTCCGGTTGGCGGTTTGGACCTCAGCGACGGAGGCCTATGCTGCCGGCGTTGTCGACCACCTGTTCGGCGCGCGCGCGGAACTTGATTTCGTCTGGGCGCGCGAACGCTGCACACTGCAGTTTGATCATCATGACTTCGCTTATCGTCATACCAAGAACATCAAGAAGGTCAAGAAGCTCGGTTACGATCTTGAGAGGATCATTGTCGTCGACAATACAGCGGCAAAATGGACAAGAAGTTATGGCAATCTCGTCCTGGCGTCCGACTACGAAGGCGATCCAGAAGACAATGAGCTGCAGCTCATGGGGGTCTATCTGCAGTCCTTGAAGAGCGTGTCGAACGTCCTCTCCATCGAGAAGCGCGGTTGGCGAGGACGGTTTGACGGAGGTCACCGCTAG
- a CDS encoding NADAR family protein: MCGKSDHDTLDDDDEPRILFYRAEDAYGCFSNFSAHPITLDGKVWPTTEHYFQAQKYAGTPKEDLIRSATTPGRAARIGRGRDGNLRADWAAVKDAVMERCVLAKFEQHDDIREILLATCDARLVEHTRNDDYWADGGDGEGGNKLGLVLEPVRRTLRRQAVLAALPAVVDRAAVGLALLEHGTCVACESDHPELNLAEHARSVASRSLGPQDAPAGQISVERLNGPLGAVVRFGCSRSMLHVFLSVEARPYPDVLLGLVARDRFVRDCADPCVVAVLDIRTLRRAGDAAT, translated from the coding sequence ATGTGCGGTAAGTCCGATCACGACACTCTTGACGATGATGACGAGCCGCGCATCCTCTTCTATCGGGCAGAAGACGCCTACGGCTGCTTCTCGAACTTCTCGGCGCATCCGATCACTCTGGACGGCAAGGTCTGGCCCACGACAGAGCACTACTTCCAGGCACAGAAGTACGCGGGTACTCCGAAGGAGGACCTGATTCGCAGCGCGACCACGCCCGGCAGGGCGGCGCGCATAGGGCGCGGCAGGGATGGCAATCTGCGTGCGGACTGGGCGGCCGTGAAAGATGCCGTCATGGAAAGATGCGTGCTGGCGAAATTCGAGCAGCACGACGACATACGGGAGATCCTGTTGGCGACCTGCGATGCACGCCTCGTAGAGCACACGCGGAACGACGACTATTGGGCCGACGGAGGCGATGGTGAGGGGGGAAACAAGCTCGGCCTCGTTCTGGAGCCCGTACGCCGCACTCTGCGCCGGCAGGCGGTGTTGGCCGCGCTTCCTGCGGTCGTCGACCGGGCAGCGGTCGGTCTGGCACTACTCGAGCACGGCACCTGCGTCGCCTGTGAAAGTGACCATCCCGAGCTGAACTTGGCCGAGCACGCGCGGTCCGTTGCATCCCGGTCACTCGGACCCCAGGATGCTCCGGCCGGGCAGATCTCCGTAGAGCGGCTGAACGGCCCGCTCGGCGCCGTCGTCCGCTTCGGTTGCTCGCGAAGTATGCTGCATGTCTTCCTGTCGGTTGAGGCGCGACCATACCCCGACGTGTTGCTGGGGCTGGTCGCCCGGGATCGCTTCGTCCGCGACTGCGCCGATCCGTGCGTCGTCGCGGTACTGGACATCCGCACGCTGCGGCGGGCGGGCGACGCGGCTACTTAA
- a CDS encoding RNA 2'-phosphotransferase, whose product MEKKHIRISRFLSYVLRHRPDAVDLALDANGWVDIDALLAACAAHGRMFGRADLDLVVAQDEKRRYAISEDGRRIRASQGHSVPIDLGYEPCVPPEVLYHGTAARFLEVIRREGLHRGARHHVHLSADEETARSVGARHGVPVVLRVRAGEMSRAGVVFLVSANGVWLTEGVGVGYIDELGS is encoded by the coding sequence ATGGAAAAGAAGCACATCCGCATCAGTCGGTTTCTGAGCTACGTCCTGCGGCATCGCCCCGATGCCGTCGACCTGGCGCTGGACGCCAACGGTTGGGTCGATATCGACGCGCTGCTGGCTGCGTGTGCGGCTCACGGGCGGATGTTCGGTCGCGCCGATCTGGATCTGGTCGTGGCGCAGGATGAGAAACGGCGTTACGCCATCAGCGAGGACGGACGACGGATCCGCGCCAGCCAGGGCCATTCGGTGCCGATCGATCTTGGCTATGAACCGTGCGTGCCGCCGGAAGTGCTCTACCATGGCACGGCCGCGCGCTTCCTCGAAGTGATCCGGCGCGAGGGGCTGCACCGCGGTGCCCGGCACCACGTCCATCTGTCGGCAGACGAGGAGACCGCCCGGAGCGTAGGAGCGCGGCACGGCGTGCCGGTTGTGCTGCGGGTGCGGGCGGGGGAGATGTCGCGTGCAGGGGTAGTGTTCCTTGTTTCGGCGAATGGGGTTTGGCTTACGGAGGGGGTGGGGGTGGGGTATATCGATGAGCTGGGAAGTTAA
- a CDS encoding polynucleotide adenylyltransferase: MDWQPTTPELQATEDLCRLFRQHGGRSLLVGGWVRDRLLGLESRDLDLEVYGIPAADVQALLERHHAVDLTGKAFGILKLKSWPIDVSIPRRESKRGLGHRGFLVESDPGLPPDVAARRRDFTINAMSFDPLTGEIVDPFGGAEDLQRRILRHTSEQFAEDPLRVLRGMQFCARFRLDAAPETVALCRGLDMEGLAPERVFEEWSKLILKGEEPSRGLRFLRESGWVRFFPEVEALIGCEQDPYWHPEGDVWTHTCHCLDAFAAARTGDDWEDLVVGFAVLCHDLGKPLTTATTGEGIRSLGHSEAGLEPTRSFLAGMSRHQDLVDQVCPLVAEHLRPVELFQASASAAAIRRLASRVGRIDRLVRVAEADQRGRPPIEVGEFEAGKWLLAKADAEGITASRPEPLIRGRDLVARGMAPGQHMGEFLRQCYEDQLYGLFDSAETVRAYLDERLES, translated from the coding sequence ATGGACTGGCAGCCGACAACCCCGGAATTGCAGGCCACGGAAGATCTCTGTCGTCTCTTCCGTCAGCATGGCGGCAGGTCGCTGCTTGTCGGCGGCTGGGTGCGCGATCGCCTGCTGGGCCTGGAATCGCGCGATCTGGACCTCGAGGTGTACGGGATCCCCGCGGCGGACGTGCAGGCGCTGCTGGAGCGCCATCACGCGGTCGATCTCACGGGGAAGGCGTTCGGCATCCTCAAGCTCAAGAGCTGGCCGATCGACGTTTCGATTCCCCGGCGCGAATCGAAGCGGGGGCTCGGGCACCGCGGCTTTCTCGTCGAGTCCGATCCCGGGCTGCCGCCGGATGTCGCCGCCCGGCGCCGCGACTTCACCATCAACGCCATGTCGTTCGATCCGCTGACCGGGGAGATCGTCGATCCGTTCGGAGGCGCCGAGGACCTGCAGCGACGGATACTGCGCCACACATCGGAACAGTTCGCCGAGGATCCGCTGCGGGTGCTGCGCGGCATGCAGTTCTGCGCGCGCTTCCGCCTGGACGCGGCGCCGGAGACCGTTGCGTTGTGTCGCGGCCTGGACATGGAGGGGCTCGCCCCCGAAAGAGTGTTCGAGGAATGGTCCAAGCTCATCCTCAAGGGCGAGGAGCCGTCGCGCGGGCTGCGCTTCCTGCGTGAAAGCGGATGGGTGCGGTTCTTTCCCGAAGTGGAGGCACTGATCGGCTGTGAGCAGGATCCATACTGGCATCCGGAAGGCGATGTCTGGACGCATACCTGCCATTGCCTGGACGCATTCGCCGCGGCGCGCACTGGCGACGATTGGGAAGACCTCGTCGTCGGGTTTGCCGTGCTTTGCCATGATCTGGGAAAGCCGCTGACGACGGCGACGACCGGAGAGGGCATCCGCTCTCTGGGTCACAGCGAAGCCGGCCTTGAGCCGACACGGAGCTTCCTGGCCGGCATGTCGCGACACCAGGATCTCGTGGACCAGGTCTGTCCGCTGGTCGCGGAGCACCTGCGTCCGGTCGAGCTTTTCCAGGCTTCGGCGTCGGCCGCCGCCATCAGGAGGCTGGCGAGCCGGGTCGGACGCATCGACCGCCTGGTGCGCGTGGCGGAAGCGGATCAGCGCGGCCGCCCGCCGATCGAGGTCGGTGAGTTCGAGGCCGGCAAGTGGCTGCTAGCCAAGGCTGACGCTGAAGGCATCACGGCCAGTCGGCCGGAGCCGCTGATCCGGGGGCGCGACCTGGTCGCCCGCGGTATGGCGCCAGGGCAACACATGGGGGAGTTTCTACGGCAGTGCTATGAGGACCAATTGTACGGGCTGTTCGATTCCGCGGAGACCGTGCGTGCCTATCTCGATGAGAGACTGGAATCGTGA